In Desulfobacterales bacterium, a single genomic region encodes these proteins:
- the recN gene encoding DNA repair protein RecN, translating to MLKELSIRNFAIIDDLRIGFSDGLTILSGETGAGKSIILNAVNLLLGSRAATDLVRSGAENAELEALFEIASSSRAAQIMTNHGYDPSEGLLVRRTIARNDANRVYLNDRMATIQLLNTITENLASISGQHAHQLLLKEEQHLLILDQFGDLLALREAVGTCFQKMLAVLKEMAKLKAVGNRQAEHIELLTFQDKEITAANPVIGEDEDLEQERLRLKNAEALYQTVYSSIETLYGEPGSVMEKLVAVSKELTNVGQIDAHLASKAQSLSDTRYQIEDLIEGLRSYLNSIQVDDQQLEAVEERLDILNKLKRKYGGTLNAVIAKSNAIKQELASVENITEQIKQTEAEAKKLHTELKDLALKLSDKRKKAAKGFAKKVMDQLATLKMAKTNFNVDLQPIGADQKTDSHLTFDKHLITETGVDRATFLISPNVGEALKALTSIASGGELSRVILALKALLAKNDSVETVVFDEVDAGIGGGVAEAVGKKLAALAKHHQVICITHLPQIAKFGQHHFRISKNVSAGRTRTSIRLLNDEDRYKEIARMLGGEKITQKTLAHARELLEQ from the coding sequence ATGCTAAAAGAGCTTTCCATTCGAAATTTTGCCATTATCGATGACCTGCGAATCGGTTTTTCCGATGGATTGACCATCCTCAGCGGGGAAACCGGAGCGGGCAAATCGATCATCCTCAATGCTGTCAATCTGTTGCTGGGAAGCCGGGCAGCCACCGATCTGGTTCGCAGCGGCGCCGAAAATGCCGAATTGGAGGCTCTTTTTGAAATAGCCTCGTCCAGCCGGGCAGCTCAAATAATGACCAATCACGGATATGATCCTTCTGAGGGGCTGTTGGTCAGAAGAACCATAGCCCGCAACGATGCCAATCGGGTTTACCTGAACGACCGCATGGCCACCATTCAATTGCTCAACACCATCACTGAAAATTTAGCCAGTATTTCCGGACAACACGCCCATCAACTGCTGCTAAAAGAGGAACAACATCTTTTAATTCTGGATCAATTTGGTGATCTGCTGGCTTTACGCGAGGCGGTCGGCACGTGTTTTCAAAAAATGCTGGCAGTGCTCAAAGAAATGGCAAAGTTAAAGGCCGTCGGGAATCGTCAAGCAGAACACATTGAGCTGCTGACGTTTCAGGACAAAGAAATCACAGCTGCCAACCCCGTCATTGGTGAGGATGAAGACCTCGAACAGGAAAGGTTGCGATTAAAAAATGCTGAAGCACTATATCAAACCGTATACAGCAGTATCGAAACGCTTTATGGTGAACCCGGTTCGGTTATGGAAAAATTGGTGGCTGTCAGCAAGGAGCTGACCAACGTTGGTCAGATCGATGCCCATTTGGCATCGAAAGCCCAGAGCCTTTCAGATACCCGTTATCAAATCGAGGATCTGATTGAAGGTTTGCGAAGCTACCTTAATTCAATTCAAGTGGATGACCAACAACTGGAAGCTGTCGAGGAAAGGCTTGACATCCTTAATAAGCTCAAGCGCAAATACGGCGGCACATTGAATGCTGTCATCGCAAAAAGCAACGCCATTAAGCAAGAGCTGGCCAGCGTTGAAAATATCACAGAACAGATAAAACAGACCGAAGCTGAAGCCAAAAAGTTGCACACCGAGCTTAAAGATCTTGCTTTAAAGTTGTCTGATAAACGCAAGAAAGCAGCCAAGGGCTTTGCCAAAAAGGTCATGGATCAATTGGCCACCCTGAAGATGGCCAAAACCAATTTTAATGTGGATTTACAGCCCATAGGCGCAGACCAAAAAACCGACTCTCATTTGACGTTTGACAAACACTTGATCACTGAAACAGGTGTTGATCGGGCCACATTTTTAATCTCACCCAATGTCGGAGAGGCGTTGAAAGCCTTGACCAGCATCGCCTCCGGTGGCGAGCTGTCGCGGGTGATACTGGCCTTAAAGGCCCTGCTGGCTAAAAACGATTCGGTTGAGACGGTGGTTTTTGATGAGGTGGATGCAGGTATCGGTGGGGGGGTTGCTGAAGCGGTGGGAAAAAAATTAGCCGCTCTCGCCAAACATCATCAGGTCATCTGTATAACTCACCTGCCGCAAATAGCCAAATTCGGCCAACACCATTTTCGAATTTCAAAAAACGTCTCTGCCGGCAGGACCCGCACATCCATCCGGCTGTTAAACGACGAGGACCGTTATAAAGAAATCGCGCGGATGTTGGGGGGTGAAAAAATTACCCAGAAGACCCTCGCCCATGCTCGAGAGCTTTTAGAGCAGTGA
- a CDS encoding FGGY-family carbohydrate kinase — protein MPTKDLILAIDNGTQSLKAMIFDTAGQLLAKEAVTFVPYFSEKPTWAEQDPEVFWQALVTACQRIWQHPDIDKNRVAGVALTTQRGSVVNIDKDGKPLRPAIMWLDQRKTYGLPPVRGPWGFIFKIARLTDTIGYLQQESEANWIRTYQPDIWQKTHKFLLLSGYLTYKLTGKFVDSIGCQVAFIPFDYKRLRWPSRWDWRWRVLEGIDPSILPDLVPPAKPLGEITTAAAGDTGIPQGLPLIAAAADKACEVIGSGSLKSSIGCLSYGTTATINVTHKKYIEPIRLLPAYPSAVSNFYTIEVQVYRGYWMVKWYKEQFGQQEQREAARQGIAPETLFDKLVEAIPPGSMGLMLQPYWTPGLKMPGPEAKGAIIGFGDIHTRAHLYRSILEGLAYALREGKERIEQRSKTPITELRVSGGGSQSRSALQLTADIFGLPTAKPHVYETSGLGAAIDAAVGLGLHPDFKAAVGAMTHVGEVFAPNQQHHALYNALYHDVYKKMYRRLKPLYERIRDITGYPK, from the coding sequence ATGCCCACCAAAGACCTGATCCTAGCCATTGACAACGGCACTCAGAGCCTCAAGGCAATGATCTTCGATACTGCCGGTCAGCTTTTGGCCAAAGAGGCCGTAACCTTTGTCCCCTATTTTTCAGAAAAACCGACCTGGGCGGAGCAGGATCCAGAGGTATTTTGGCAGGCCCTGGTCACAGCCTGTCAGCGGATATGGCAGCATCCTGATATCGATAAAAACCGGGTGGCCGGAGTGGCCTTAACCACCCAACGTGGCAGTGTTGTCAATATTGATAAAGATGGTAAGCCCTTGAGACCTGCGATCATGTGGCTGGATCAGCGCAAAACATACGGCCTGCCGCCGGTCAGGGGGCCTTGGGGATTCATTTTTAAAATTGCCCGCCTGACAGATACGATTGGCTATCTTCAGCAGGAATCCGAAGCCAACTGGATCCGCACCTATCAACCCGACATCTGGCAAAAAACCCATAAATTTTTACTGCTATCCGGTTACCTAACTTACAAACTGACCGGAAAATTTGTCGATTCAATCGGTTGCCAGGTAGCCTTTATCCCTTTTGACTACAAACGCCTGCGCTGGCCTTCCCGCTGGGACTGGCGGTGGCGGGTTCTGGAGGGTATCGATCCATCGATTCTGCCCGATCTGGTCCCGCCGGCAAAACCCCTTGGAGAAATCACCACAGCTGCGGCCGGCGATACCGGCATTCCTCAGGGCCTGCCGTTGATTGCAGCCGCCGCAGACAAAGCCTGTGAAGTCATTGGTTCCGGTAGCCTGAAATCTTCAATTGGCTGCTTGAGTTACGGCACCACCGCCACCATCAATGTCACCCATAAAAAATATATCGAACCCATTCGGCTGTTGCCCGCTTATCCATCAGCTGTGTCCAACTTTTATACCATCGAAGTTCAGGTATATCGGGGTTACTGGATGGTCAAGTGGTATAAAGAACAATTTGGGCAGCAAGAACAGCGCGAAGCGGCGCGCCAGGGAATCGCGCCAGAAACCCTATTCGATAAGCTGGTGGAGGCCATTCCACCAGGCTCCATGGGATTGATGCTGCAGCCTTACTGGACCCCCGGACTTAAAATGCCGGGACCGGAGGCCAAAGGTGCTATTATCGGCTTTGGTGACATTCATACGCGTGCGCATCTGTACCGTTCGATTTTAGAAGGGCTGGCTTATGCCCTGCGTGAAGGAAAAGAACGCATTGAACAGCGCAGCAAAACACCCATTACCGAGTTGCGGGTCTCCGGTGGTGGCAGCCAGAGTCGCAGTGCCCTTCAGCTGACCGCTGACATATTTGGCCTGCCGACGGCCAAACCCCATGTTTATGAAACCTCCGGATTAGGGGCCGCCATCGATGCGGCAGTGGGTCTGGGGCTTCATCCGGACTTTAAAGCTGCCGTGGGCGCCATGACCCATGTCGGCGAGGTTTTTGCGCCGAATCAACAACACCATGCCCTGTATAATGCGCTTTACCATGATGTTTACAAAAAAATGTACCGGCGGTTAAAGCCCTTGTACGAGCGCATCCGTGATATCACCGGGTATCCTAAATAG
- a CDS encoding GntR family transcriptional regulator, with the protein MEPKLGPPIRATHYVESILVTAILDGTYPAGAPLPGERAMAGQIGVTRPTLRETLQRLASEGWVTIHHGKPTVVNDYWLEGGLRMIGTLAKYAKYLPNGFITKLLEVRVTLLPPVARLAALYQPQKLIDYLSHHPNPANSETTFAEYDWELQMQITRLSGNPVYALIFNDFASVFKKMAILYFRSEISRNASLQYYSYLSDAVAQNTDTVEEVVRFAMQKSIEIWHEVHGSDTKMPL; encoded by the coding sequence ATGGAACCTAAGCTTGGGCCCCCAATACGAGCTACTCATTATGTCGAAAGTATTCTGGTAACCGCCATTTTGGATGGAACTTACCCGGCGGGAGCACCATTGCCCGGAGAGCGGGCTATGGCAGGTCAAATTGGCGTGACTCGCCCCACGCTGCGGGAGACGCTGCAGCGTCTGGCCAGCGAAGGCTGGGTTACCATCCACCACGGCAAACCCACAGTGGTCAATGATTACTGGTTAGAGGGCGGTCTAAGGATGATCGGCACGCTGGCCAAATACGCTAAATATCTTCCCAATGGGTTTATAACTAAGTTATTGGAAGTCAGGGTAACGCTGCTGCCCCCAGTTGCCCGTCTGGCAGCACTGTATCAGCCGCAAAAACTGATAGACTACCTTTCCCATCATCCCAATCCCGCTAACAGCGAGACCACCTTTGCAGAATATGATTGGGAATTGCAGATGCAGATAACTCGTTTATCCGGCAACCCGGTATACGCGCTGATTTTCAATGATTTTGCTTCTGTGTTTAAAAAAATGGCCATCCTCTACTTCAGATCCGAAATATCTCGCAATGCATCGCTTCAATATTACAGCTACCTTTCAGATGCGGTGGCGCAAAATACAGATACGGTCGAAGAAGTTGTCAGATTCGCCATGCAAAAAAGTATCGAAATCTGGCATGAGGTCCATGGGTCGGATACAAAGATGCCATTATAA
- a CDS encoding NAD-binding protein: MGIRKRLYFLLALIIVVHLVGSLGYYIIFDGEPEFLDCLYMTVVSLTTVGYGEIIEVTGNDTAQIFTMVLITFGMGMILYGISSLTALFLEGELSGFLRKKRMAKQIDKLKDHYIVCGGGETGSGVIAELCKNNETAVLIETDPERIERCKTICELLYIEGDATEDENLMAAGIERAAGIVIALPSDKDTLYVTMTARMLNQRIRIISRMSNQNLHPKLINAGANAVVCPNAIGALRMASEMIRPTAVDFLDHMLRSGKGNLRIHELTVSEKSKFNQKEIRACGLKERYGLLVLGAKDNTEDIEFNPPPTRLLTTGTTLIVMGAVEEIARAQDVF; encoded by the coding sequence ATGGGCATTCGTAAACGATTATATTTTTTGCTGGCGTTAATTATTGTTGTTCATTTGGTCGGCAGCCTGGGCTATTATATTATTTTCGATGGTGAGCCCGAGTTTCTGGATTGCCTTTATATGACAGTGGTGTCGCTGACCACGGTCGGCTACGGCGAAATTATCGAGGTGACCGGAAACGATACAGCCCAAATTTTTACAATGGTGTTGATCACTTTTGGCATGGGTATGATCTTGTACGGTATCAGTTCTTTGACGGCCTTATTTTTGGAAGGTGAACTTTCAGGATTTTTAAGGAAAAAAAGAATGGCAAAGCAAATCGACAAATTAAAAGATCATTATATTGTCTGCGGCGGGGGCGAAACCGGTAGCGGCGTCATTGCCGAACTGTGCAAAAACAACGAGACGGCGGTGCTGATCGAAACCGACCCGGAAAGAATTGAGCGCTGCAAAACCATCTGTGAGCTGCTGTATATCGAAGGGGATGCCACCGAGGATGAAAACTTGATGGCGGCTGGTATTGAACGCGCTGCCGGGATAGTGATCGCATTGCCTTCTGATAAAGATACCCTTTATGTGACCATGACCGCCCGTATGCTGAATCAACGTATTCGCATTATCAGCCGCATGTCCAACCAGAATTTGCACCCTAAACTCATTAATGCCGGCGCTAATGCCGTCGTTTGCCCCAATGCGATCGGCGCCTTGCGGATGGCTTCTGAAATGATCAGACCCACAGCCGTGGATTTTTTGGATCATATGCTGCGCAGCGGCAAGGGCAATCTGAGAATTCATGAATTAACGGTTTCGGAAAAATCCAAATTTAACCAAAAAGAAATTCGTGCCTGTGGTCTTAAAGAGCGCTATGGCTTGCTGGTTCTGGGTGCCAAAGACAACACCGAAGATATTGAGTTTAACCCGCCACCCACCCGTCTGTTGACAACCGGTACAACTTTGATCGTCATGGGCGCGGTTGAGGAGATTGCACGGGCACAGGATGTTTTCTAA
- a CDS encoding XTP/dITP diphosphatase: MNKEIPLVIATGNPGKVVEINDLLTGFPIQIKSLTDFGPIPEVEEDGETFEENAYKKSSFTAKILGIPALADDSGLMVDALGGAPGVRSARYAGANASDEQRVAKLLKNMQGQTNRKAAFECVLSIAVPSGPALTYEARCEGQIADAPAGHKGFGYDPIFFYPPLNKTFGQMTIAEKSHVSHRGKALNELRQEMDKVLIWIRRHIPPEEKFLYELNPEE, from the coding sequence ATGAACAAAGAAATACCGCTGGTGATTGCAACTGGAAATCCGGGAAAAGTCGTCGAGATAAACGATTTGCTAACCGGCTTTCCGATACAGATCAAAAGCCTTACTGATTTTGGTCCGATTCCGGAAGTGGAAGAAGATGGCGAGACCTTCGAGGAAAATGCCTATAAAAAATCCAGCTTCACGGCTAAAATACTGGGCATACCGGCCCTGGCCGATGATTCAGGTCTGATGGTAGACGCATTAGGAGGAGCGCCTGGTGTTCGGTCAGCTCGATATGCCGGCGCAAATGCCAGCGACGAACAGCGGGTTGCTAAGCTGCTCAAAAATATGCAAGGTCAAACCAATCGCAAAGCGGCTTTTGAATGCGTTCTTTCGATTGCTGTTCCATCCGGCCCAGCGCTTACCTACGAGGCGCGCTGTGAAGGGCAGATTGCCGACGCACCTGCCGGACATAAAGGCTTTGGCTACGATCCGATATTCTTTTACCCCCCCTTAAACAAGACTTTCGGTCAAATGACCATTGCCGAAAAAAGCCATGTGAGCCATCGCGGCAAAGCCTTGAACGAACTCAGACAAGAGATGGATAAAGTTTTGATCTGGATTCGAAGGCACATACCGCCGGAAGAAAAATTTTTGTACGAGCTAAATCCGGAGGAGTGA
- a CDS encoding nitroreductase family protein encodes MIADLIKANRSCRRFYEEQPIDLETLESLVDLARLSASGANLQPLKYILTCRPALNEEIFRCLGWAAYLKDWPGPERGERPAAYIVILGDSNISKEFGVDHGIAAQSILLGARDMGLAGCMLGAINRKDLRSVLDIPAHLKILLVLALGKPKEEIVLEDVGPDGNIRYWRDEQLVHHVPKRSLSEIIIVSHAT; translated from the coding sequence ATGATTGCTGATCTGATCAAGGCCAATCGAAGCTGCCGTCGCTTTTACGAAGAACAGCCGATTGATTTAGAGACGCTGGAATCGCTGGTTGATCTGGCGCGACTGTCGGCCTCGGGGGCTAATCTGCAGCCCTTAAAATACATTCTGACCTGTCGGCCCGCATTAAATGAGGAAATCTTTAGGTGTCTGGGCTGGGCCGCCTATCTAAAAGATTGGCCTGGACCGGAGCGTGGAGAAAGACCCGCGGCGTATATCGTAATTCTGGGTGACAGCAACATCAGCAAAGAATTTGGGGTCGACCACGGAATTGCTGCTCAGTCAATATTGCTGGGCGCCAGGGACATGGGGCTGGCGGGATGCATGCTTGGCGCCATTAATCGCAAGGATTTGCGAAGCGTGCTCGATATTCCGGCTCATCTTAAAATTTTGTTGGTGCTGGCACTCGGCAAGCCCAAAGAAGAAATTGTGCTTGAAGACGTTGGGCCCGATGGTAATATCCGCTATTGGAGAGATGAGCAATTGGTGCATCATGTGCCCAAGCGATCGCTGTCGGAAATCATCATTGTATCGCACGCAACTTAA
- a CDS encoding phosphoenolpyruvate carboxykinase (GTP), with amino-acid sequence MGPFKDCIDIVTELGGVTDSKAAQQVFEDTIDAENLAKLKRIQNPDVLKKIANAIKLCQPDAVFIDTGSEEDRQFIRELSLTKGEEKPLPMNGHTIHYDLKEEQGRIIDRTFYIHNQGEEVSSLANKKDRAEALEDIRQKMTGIMKGKKMMVGFFLRGPVGAPASNPALEISSSTYVMHSAAILYRNVYDAFDREVEKLGHFYANIHSEGLNRPEDLPNARVYMDRSHLTTYSFNCTYAGNTLLMKKGNHRFSVDRSVYVNKGEQIAEHMFITGIEGPGGRITWMVGAAPSGCGKTTSAMAGDHFVGDDLAQMWIADDGSVRSINPECGIFGIVEDVNWEGDPYLMKCLRHEGTEVIWSNVLIDENRVPQWTGNGEEPPPAKGHNFQGPWEKGMVDENGKEIPMSHPNSRCTLSNSALENYSDKNEAAEGVETRIFTYSGRDSNTMPPVWVSKNPDEGVVIGACIVSAATATEVGATGVRRQPWANAPFTPGSLGEYMDAQFIFFNSDKINDDKRPILAGLNYFLTDEARGGSSQKLLGEKKDVKAWMAWLERRAHKEVDAIETPIGYLPKYDDLKRLFKDRIDKAYPEDLYSKQFSLYIDNIVARIDLQQEAYSQEPHIPEHFFDILKKQRSELMALKEKYGPIVTPQQLENNKPS; translated from the coding sequence ATGGGACCTTTTAAAGACTGTATCGACATCGTAACGGAATTGGGTGGTGTCACTGATTCAAAAGCGGCCCAACAGGTGTTTGAAGATACGATCGATGCGGAAAACTTAGCAAAACTTAAACGCATTCAGAATCCGGACGTTCTAAAAAAAATTGCCAATGCCATCAAGCTCTGTCAGCCGGACGCTGTTTTTATCGATACGGGATCGGAGGAAGATCGTCAATTTATCCGGGAACTCTCCCTAACAAAAGGCGAAGAAAAACCATTGCCCATGAACGGCCATACCATTCACTATGACCTAAAAGAAGAGCAAGGGCGTATTATTGACCGCACATTTTACATTCACAATCAAGGCGAAGAGGTTAGCTCGCTGGCAAATAAAAAAGATCGCGCTGAGGCATTGGAAGATATCCGGCAGAAAATGACCGGCATCATGAAGGGTAAAAAGATGATGGTCGGATTCTTTCTAAGAGGCCCGGTGGGCGCCCCCGCATCCAACCCGGCGCTTGAAATTTCCAGCTCGACCTATGTGATGCACAGTGCCGCCATCCTTTATCGCAATGTATATGATGCCTTTGATCGGGAAGTCGAAAAGCTGGGGCATTTTTATGCCAATATCCACAGTGAAGGTCTGAACCGGCCCGAAGATCTGCCCAATGCCCGCGTATATATGGACCGCAGCCATCTGACCACCTATAGCTTTAACTGCACCTATGCCGGCAATACGTTGCTGATGAAAAAGGGCAATCACCGCTTTTCAGTGGACCGCTCTGTGTATGTAAACAAAGGCGAGCAGATTGCCGAGCATATGTTTATCACCGGCATCGAAGGGCCCGGCGGGCGCATCACCTGGATGGTGGGCGCGGCGCCCAGCGGCTGCGGCAAAACCACCTCAGCCATGGCCGGTGACCATTTCGTCGGGGATGACTTGGCGCAGATGTGGATTGCAGATGACGGCAGCGTGCGTTCCATCAATCCTGAATGCGGAATTTTTGGTATCGTTGAAGATGTCAACTGGGAGGGGGATCCTTACCTGATGAAATGTTTGCGTCATGAGGGCACCGAGGTCATCTGGTCCAATGTGCTTATTGATGAAAATAGGGTGCCCCAGTGGACCGGTAACGGGGAGGAGCCGCCACCGGCCAAAGGCCACAACTTCCAGGGGCCCTGGGAAAAGGGCATGGTCGATGAAAACGGCAAAGAGATTCCCATGTCACATCCCAATTCCCGCTGTACGCTTTCCAACAGCGCTCTGGAAAACTATTCGGACAAAAATGAGGCCGCTGAAGGGGTTGAAACCCGCATCTTTACATACAGCGGCCGTGATAGTAACACCATGCCGCCGGTCTGGGTATCAAAAAATCCCGATGAGGGTGTTGTTATCGGCGCCTGCATCGTATCGGCTGCAACGGCTACGGAAGTCGGGGCCACCGGTGTTCGCCGTCAGCCGTGGGCTAATGCGCCTTTTACCCCCGGATCATTGGGCGAGTACATGGATGCGCAATTTATTTTCTTTAACAGCGACAAAATAAATGATGATAAACGTCCGATTCTGGCAGGGCTTAATTATTTTTTAACCGATGAGGCGCGGGGCGGCAGCTCCCAAAAATTGCTGGGTGAAAAAAAAGATGTCAAAGCCTGGATGGCCTGGCTGGAGCGCCGCGCCCATAAGGAAGTGGATGCCATTGAAACGCCCATCGGCTATTTGCCCAAGTATGATGATCTAAAGCGGCTGTTCAAAGATCGTATCGACAAAGCATATCCTGAAGACCTCTATAGTAAACAGTTTTCATTATACATTGATAATATCGTAGCGCGCATTGATTTACAGCAAGAGGCTTACAGCCAAGAGCCCCATATTCCGGAGCACTTTTTTGACATACTTAAGAAGCAACGCTCAGAACTCATGGCCCTCAAAGAAAAATACGGGCCGATTGTAACACCGCAGCAGCTCGAAAATAATAAACCATCATAA
- a CDS encoding AmpG family muropeptide MFS transporter has product MPDLNLPIQQSTINVIFSRRMLVALFMGFSGGLPLLLTWGVLQAWMTEKGIDLTWIGMISLFQIPYAWKFLWAPLLDRFVPPFLGRRRGWLLIAQVALMAAIVGLGFSDPVSKPGLMIVAAALVAFFSATQDIVIDAYRREDLADEELGLGSSMYVYGYRLGMLLASGGGLIMADHIPFSHVYFIMSLFMLPGILTTLLTPEPEAVAGIPQTMKEAVVDPFVDYFRRSGAIWILVFILLYKVGDTMASGITMPFYLETGFSKTEIGTVVKFFGTAATLIGAFFGGVLLLKLGINRGLWIFGILQALSTAGFAILSRIGYNIAMLSGVIAFENLSSGMGTAAFVAFMASITNKKFTATQYALLTGIMGLSRQLASSVTGLMAKHMGWQSFFVFCTLIAIPGMLLLLKIAPWNSRPEDEGA; this is encoded by the coding sequence ATGCCCGACTTGAACCTGCCGATTCAACAATCCACAATTAACGTCATATTTAGCCGTCGCATGCTGGTGGCCTTGTTCATGGGGTTTTCCGGCGGGCTTCCGTTGCTGCTCACCTGGGGGGTATTACAGGCCTGGATGACGGAAAAAGGCATTGATTTAACCTGGATCGGCATGATCTCCCTGTTTCAGATTCCGTACGCCTGGAAATTTCTGTGGGCACCTCTTTTAGATCGGTTTGTACCACCGTTTCTCGGGCGTCGCCGTGGCTGGCTTTTAATCGCCCAGGTGGCGTTAATGGCTGCCATCGTGGGGCTGGGATTTTCAGACCCCGTCAGCAAACCCGGGCTGATGATTGTGGCAGCAGCTCTGGTGGCCTTTTTCAGCGCCACCCAGGATATTGTTATCGACGCCTATCGGCGTGAAGACCTGGCTGATGAAGAACTGGGTTTGGGCTCCTCAATGTACGTTTATGGCTACCGGCTGGGCATGCTGCTGGCCTCCGGTGGCGGTCTGATCATGGCTGATCACATCCCCTTCTCCCACGTTTACTTTATTATGTCCCTGTTCATGCTGCCCGGTATTTTAACGACGCTTCTGACACCGGAGCCGGAGGCGGTGGCCGGCATACCCCAAACCATGAAAGAAGCAGTGGTCGATCCGTTTGTTGATTATTTCAGACGTAGCGGCGCCATCTGGATTTTGGTTTTTATTCTGCTGTATAAGGTTGGTGATACCATGGCGAGCGGCATCACCATGCCGTTTTACTTGGAGACCGGATTTTCCAAAACAGAGATCGGGACCGTCGTCAAATTTTTCGGAACGGCAGCAACTCTGATCGGTGCATTTTTTGGGGGGGTATTGCTGTTAAAGCTGGGCATCAACCGCGGCCTCTGGATATTTGGGATCCTGCAGGCCCTATCAACCGCCGGTTTTGCCATTTTGTCCCGAATCGGTTATAACATTGCCATGCTTTCAGGGGTCATTGCATTTGAGAACCTGAGCAGCGGCATGGGCACCGCCGCCTTTGTGGCGTTTATGGCCAGCATTACCAATAAAAAATTTACCGCCACCCAATATGCTCTGCTGACAGGTATTATGGGTCTTTCCAGACAGCTGGCATCCTCGGTGACCGGTTTGATGGCCAAACATATGGGATGGCAAAGTTTTTTTGTTTTCTGCACCCTGATTGCGATCCCCGGTATGCTGCTGCTTTTAAAAATTGCGCCCTGGAATTCGCGACCCGAAGATGAGGGCGCTTAG